From the genome of Haloterrigena sp. KLK7, one region includes:
- a CDS encoding V-type ATP synthase subunit I: MLRPERMSKVSVTGSKGVMPAVIETVHELSLVHLSDYDGSWEGFDNGDPIEGAENASEKLVTVRALESALELSESDVEPEAGRLGDDWEDRLEEIRTRINDLDDRRSEVTDELRQIEERIDRIAPFAELGIDLDLLAGYETVDVVVGEGPVDDIEAAVAASDDIRAFETFTGGDVVAVVAAPTEDADENPIDDALVGVEFTRHEVPETDQSPSAYVADLEERKEELEYEREEIEADLEEIRAEEGSFLLRVEEKLTIEVQQAEAPLQFATTDRAFIAEGWIPTAEYDRLVASLSDAVGDSVEVEELERADYDRHGAHSHTEEVQKGAPSAADEDDETAADADEEPQKAVTDGGSAVTMGDEPPVIQNNPSLAKPFEVLVQAVNRPKYSELDPTIFLFLTFPAFFGFMIGDVGYGIMYMAIGAYMATQFDSQGITSLGGVAIWAGAFTVLFGVIYGEIFGLHILGEVLWHDVFHSELLPLNKGLEPAAADFALGWMVVSVLAGLVHLNIGYILDFYENLSHGFKDAVFHSGSWILMLNGVWIWIFSAQAEGMKPDFLFTTFASDGPFPIGFTGFPAWELVTIPLGFAEFPLTAPLLVFLIGFALLIVSEPVEAVEFLDVVVNVFSYTRMGAVLLAKAGMAFVVNLLFFGAYRDPDGAFHFLRTHEPSYVSEHYGEGAEVIFNGLMHSGTAALIGGLVILIVGHLVVLALGVTSAGLQAVRLEYVEFFNKFYDGGGENYEPFGHDRNYSGN; encoded by the coding sequence ATGCTCAGACCTGAACGGATGAGCAAGGTCTCGGTGACCGGTTCCAAGGGCGTCATGCCCGCGGTCATCGAGACGGTTCACGAGCTCAGCCTGGTCCACCTCTCGGACTACGACGGCTCGTGGGAGGGGTTCGACAACGGCGACCCGATCGAGGGCGCCGAGAACGCCTCCGAGAAACTGGTGACCGTCCGAGCGCTCGAGAGCGCCCTCGAGCTGTCCGAGTCCGACGTCGAGCCCGAAGCGGGACGGCTCGGCGACGACTGGGAGGACCGGCTCGAGGAGATTCGGACGCGCATCAACGACCTCGACGACCGTCGAAGCGAGGTCACCGACGAACTCCGGCAGATCGAGGAGCGGATCGACCGCATCGCCCCCTTCGCGGAACTGGGGATCGACCTCGATCTCCTGGCGGGGTACGAGACGGTCGACGTCGTCGTCGGCGAGGGGCCGGTCGACGATATCGAGGCGGCCGTCGCCGCGTCCGACGACATCCGGGCTTTCGAGACGTTCACCGGTGGCGACGTGGTGGCCGTCGTGGCCGCACCCACCGAGGACGCAGACGAGAACCCGATCGACGACGCGCTCGTCGGCGTCGAGTTCACCCGCCACGAGGTGCCCGAGACCGACCAGAGTCCGAGCGCGTACGTCGCCGACCTCGAGGAACGCAAGGAGGAACTCGAGTACGAACGCGAGGAGATCGAAGCGGACCTCGAGGAGATCCGAGCCGAGGAGGGAAGCTTCCTCCTGCGGGTCGAAGAGAAGCTGACGATCGAGGTCCAGCAGGCGGAAGCGCCGCTGCAGTTCGCGACGACGGACCGCGCGTTCATCGCCGAGGGCTGGATCCCGACCGCGGAGTACGACCGACTCGTCGCGTCGCTCTCCGACGCCGTCGGCGATAGCGTCGAGGTCGAAGAGTTAGAGCGAGCGGACTACGACCGCCACGGCGCACACTCCCACACGGAAGAGGTCCAGAAGGGAGCGCCGTCCGCGGCCGACGAGGACGACGAGACCGCCGCCGATGCCGACGAGGAACCGCAGAAGGCGGTGACCGACGGCGGCTCGGCGGTCACGATGGGCGACGAACCGCCGGTCATTCAGAACAACCCCTCGCTGGCCAAACCGTTCGAGGTGCTGGTACAGGCGGTCAACCGACCGAAGTACAGCGAACTGGATCCGACGATCTTCCTGTTCCTGACGTTCCCGGCCTTCTTCGGCTTCATGATCGGCGACGTCGGGTACGGGATCATGTACATGGCCATCGGGGCCTACATGGCCACGCAGTTCGACAGCCAGGGGATCACCAGCCTCGGTGGCGTTGCCATCTGGGCCGGCGCGTTCACGGTCCTCTTCGGCGTCATCTACGGCGAGATATTCGGACTGCACATCCTCGGCGAAGTCCTCTGGCACGACGTGTTCCACTCGGAACTCCTGCCGCTCAACAAGGGGCTCGAGCCGGCGGCCGCTGACTTCGCGCTCGGCTGGATGGTCGTCAGCGTGCTGGCCGGGCTCGTCCACCTGAACATCGGGTACATCCTGGACTTCTACGAGAACCTGAGCCACGGCTTCAAAGACGCCGTCTTCCACAGCGGTTCGTGGATCCTGATGCTCAACGGCGTCTGGATCTGGATCTTCTCGGCGCAAGCCGAAGGCATGAAGCCGGACTTCCTGTTCACGACGTTCGCCAGCGACGGGCCGTTCCCGATCGGCTTCACCGGATTCCCGGCGTGGGAACTCGTAACGATCCCGCTGGGATTCGCCGAGTTCCCGCTTACGGCACCGCTCCTCGTCTTCCTGATCGGCTTCGCTCTGCTGATCGTCAGCGAACCGGTCGAGGCAGTCGAGTTCCTCGACGTCGTCGTCAACGTCTTCTCGTACACCCGAATGGGCGCAGTGTTGCTCGCGAAGGCCGGAATGGCGTTCGTGGTCAACCTGCTGTTCTTCGGCGCGTACCGGGATCCGGACGGCGCGTTCCACTTCCTGCGGACCCACGAACCGAGTTACGTCAGCGAACACTACGGCGAGGGCGCCGAAGTGATCTTCAACGGTCTCATGCACTCCGGGACCGCAGCACTCATCGGCGGCCTCGTCATCCTCATCGTCGGCCATCTCGTCGTGCTAGCGCTTGGCGTGACAAGCGCCGGCTTACAGGCCGTACGCCTGGAGTACGTCGAGTTCTTTAACAAGTTTTATGATGGCGGTGGGGAGAACTACGAACCGTTCGGACACGATCGAAACTACAGCGGAAACTAA
- the ahaH gene encoding ATP synthase archaeal subunit H, whose translation MPRPEVLERIQSAEEEADEIVALAENDRDERIAEARKRAEEIRSEAEREAQELKERRLEEAREEIDAECERVLEEGEQEREALAEHAQERVDEVTDHVVELFQEDIHAQT comes from the coding sequence ATGCCGAGGCCAGAGGTTCTCGAACGAATACAGTCGGCGGAGGAAGAGGCCGACGAGATCGTCGCATTGGCAGAGAACGACCGCGACGAGCGAATCGCCGAGGCCCGGAAACGAGCCGAGGAAATTCGCTCGGAAGCGGAACGGGAGGCGCAAGAGCTCAAAGAGCGTCGCCTCGAGGAGGCACGCGAGGAGATCGACGCCGAGTGTGAACGAGTCCTCGAGGAGGGCGAGCAGGAGCGAGAGGCGCTCGCCGAGCACGCCCAAGAGCGGGTCGACGAAGTGACCGATCACGTCGTCGAACTGTTCCAGGAGGACATTCATGCTCAGACCTGA
- a CDS encoding V-type ATP synthase subunit F — protein sequence MSQEIAVVGSPEFTTGFRLAGVRRFENVPDDEKDDRLDDAATAVLEDDGVGIVVMHDDDLEYLSRNVRQEVETSVEPVVVTIGSGTGGGGLREQIKRAIGIDLMDEDEQQ from the coding sequence ATGAGTCAGGAAATCGCAGTCGTCGGCAGTCCGGAGTTCACCACCGGCTTTCGCCTCGCGGGAGTCCGGCGGTTCGAGAACGTCCCGGACGACGAGAAAGACGACCGACTGGACGACGCGGCGACGGCGGTTCTCGAGGACGACGGCGTCGGAATCGTCGTCATGCACGACGACGACCTCGAGTACCTGTCGCGCAACGTGCGCCAGGAAGTCGAGACGAGCGTCGAGCCGGTCGTCGTCACGATCGGGAGCGGAACCGGTGGCGGCGGACTGCGCGAGCAGATCAAACGCGCGATCGGGATCGACCTGATGGACGAGGACGAACAACAGTAA
- a CDS encoding V-type ATP synthase subunit E, giving the protein MSLDTVVEDIREEAHARAEDIRAEGEARAEEIESAAEEDAEELRTEAEAEVEREIEQLREQRLSSAKLEAKQKRLEARRDVLGDVREQVEDELAGLEGEEREELTRDLLEAASDEFDEGDDVNVYGRADDRALLESIVDDYDGYEYAGEYECLGGVVVESDQSRVRVNNTFDSVLEDVWEDNLRDISNRLFEQ; this is encoded by the coding sequence ATGAGTTTGGACACAGTCGTAGAAGACATTCGAGAAGAGGCCCACGCGCGTGCGGAGGACATCCGCGCCGAGGGCGAAGCGCGCGCCGAGGAGATCGAATCGGCCGCCGAGGAGGACGCGGAGGAGCTCCGTACGGAGGCCGAAGCGGAGGTCGAGCGCGAGATCGAGCAGCTTCGCGAACAGCGCCTCTCCAGTGCGAAGCTGGAGGCGAAACAGAAGCGCCTGGAGGCCCGACGCGACGTGCTCGGCGACGTCCGCGAGCAGGTCGAGGACGAACTCGCCGGCCTCGAGGGCGAGGAGCGCGAGGAGCTCACCCGCGACCTGCTCGAGGCCGCCAGCGACGAGTTCGACGAGGGCGACGACGTCAACGTCTACGGTCGTGCCGACGACCGAGCGCTCCTCGAGTCGATCGTCGACGACTACGACGGCTACGAGTACGCCGGCGAGTACGAGTGTCTCGGCGGCGTCGTCGTCGAGAGCGACCAGTCGCGAGTCCGGGTCAACAACACGTTCGACTCGGTGCTCGAGGACGTGTGGGAAGACAACCTCCGGGATATCAGCAACCGACTCTTCGAACAATGA
- a CDS encoding surface glycoprotein codes for MTRNNEPSYREKGRSLFLAALMVMSVFAMSAAFAGGAAAAEDEPDAKYTSLSDLDNSLVYAGQTVQVDLSDENVTEGDDVQIRVKDGSPVVLETADGNSTITFDTADLDTGEYELTGDNISTDNSFEVVVQNVDASFSGDTITNGDSDSLDLNIESSLRNQYNVTVNADGLNHGELATLFNVSEDPDASDDDPVVIPDAENTETLEDLTFENVETGDYTFDINVVDTTASDTATVSVAEKGSVNVDFENSVTSVNEGDKVDLKINFQNTADDAELVLGGEDVGFEVNATVLNPENSNTATVTVDTSAPGSNTSDVLSGDVENVNVSQDIARDKLATGEYGMELDLTTGIASAIGTLDVNSHEEPSLEGTYVTGDSFTAGSTSPDDVRTTSGSVVAEGDTIIAVYEGVGFNGDYADNDSNDSDNGWSAIIEESEAALNQEPMTLDESDSGISMEWDEDAGTYTIAIDTSNANVSVNEAYDISLRLDASENKYFDAEDYENDYVFDVGTQFEVTDRTVDFAHEANADGQFEIEQQDDGTVTIMGEGTAADGAEYTVSLRSDEANELLTQQVELENGEFAAEFNLSEYESGFEFTLDIQGSDYDGERRNAVLVAGDEPAEASFETTDVSAPDNVTVGDDATLDVTVENVGDAAGNTTVTATIGGEEVSQDVSLDAGASQTVSFDFDTSEAGDIEWSVGDETGTLTVEEQTDDSDNSDDSDDSDDSDNSDNSDDSDNSDDSDSSDDSDSSDSSDDSDSSDSEDDGTPGFGVAVAAIALLAAAMLALRREN; via the coding sequence ATGACACGCAACAACGAACCATCATATCGCGAAAAGGGACGCTCGCTGTTCCTGGCCGCGCTTATGGTGATGTCGGTTTTCGCCATGTCCGCAGCGTTCGCGGGCGGGGCGGCCGCGGCAGAAGACGAACCGGATGCGAAGTACACTTCCCTTAGCGACCTTGACAACTCACTCGTTTACGCTGGTCAGACCGTTCAGGTCGACCTCTCTGATGAAAACGTCACAGAGGGCGACGATGTCCAGATCCGCGTCAAGGACGGTAGCCCGGTGGTCCTTGAGACGGCCGACGGGAACTCGACCATCACGTTCGACACGGCAGATCTCGACACCGGTGAATACGAACTGACCGGTGACAACATCTCGACGGACAACTCCTTCGAGGTTGTCGTCCAGAACGTTGACGCCAGCTTCAGCGGAGACACCATCACGAACGGTGACAGCGACTCGCTCGATCTGAATATTGAATCCAGCCTCCGCAACCAGTACAACGTCACGGTCAACGCTGATGGTCTCAACCACGGCGAACTCGCGACGCTCTTCAACGTCTCTGAGGATCCTGACGCTAGCGATGACGACCCGGTCGTCATCCCGGATGCAGAGAACACTGAAACGCTCGAGGACCTCACGTTCGAGAACGTCGAGACCGGAGACTACACGTTCGACATCAATGTTGTCGACACGACCGCATCGGACACCGCTACGGTGTCTGTCGCGGAAAAGGGCTCCGTTAACGTCGACTTCGAGAATTCCGTCACTTCGGTCAACGAAGGCGATAAAGTTGACCTCAAGATCAACTTCCAGAACACCGCTGACGACGCAGAGCTCGTCCTCGGTGGCGAGGATGTTGGTTTCGAAGTGAACGCAACTGTTCTCAACCCTGAAAACAGCAACACCGCTACCGTGACGGTCGATACGTCCGCACCTGGTTCGAACACCAGCGATGTTCTCAGCGGTGATGTTGAGAACGTCAATGTGAGTCAGGATATCGCTCGTGACAAACTCGCGACGGGCGAGTACGGCATGGAACTCGACCTCACTACCGGCATCGCGTCGGCTATCGGCACGCTCGACGTGAACTCTCACGAAGAGCCTTCGCTTGAAGGTACGTACGTAACTGGCGACTCCTTCACCGCTGGTAGCACCAGCCCTGACGACGTCCGAACGACGAGCGGAAGCGTGGTCGCGGAAGGCGATACGATCATCGCCGTCTACGAGGGCGTTGGCTTTAACGGCGATTACGCCGACAACGATTCGAACGACTCCGACAATGGTTGGAGCGCAATCATTGAGGAGAGCGAAGCGGCCCTGAACCAAGAGCCCATGACGCTGGACGAGAGTGACAGCGGCATTAGCATGGAATGGGACGAGGACGCAGGTACGTACACGATCGCTATCGACACGTCTAACGCAAACGTCAGTGTCAACGAGGCCTACGATATTTCGCTCCGCCTTGATGCGAGCGAGAACAAGTACTTCGACGCCGAGGACTACGAGAACGACTACGTCTTTGATGTCGGAACGCAGTTCGAAGTGACTGACCGCACGGTCGACTTCGCTCACGAAGCGAACGCGGACGGTCAATTCGAGATCGAACAGCAGGACGACGGTACGGTCACCATCATGGGTGAGGGTACCGCTGCAGACGGTGCGGAGTACACTGTTTCCCTCCGTAGCGACGAAGCCAACGAGCTCCTGACGCAGCAGGTCGAACTCGAGAACGGCGAATTCGCCGCCGAGTTTAACCTGAGCGAATACGAGTCTGGCTTCGAATTCACGCTCGACATCCAAGGTAGCGACTACGACGGCGAACGTCGGAACGCTGTCCTCGTCGCAGGCGACGAGCCTGCAGAGGCTTCGTTCGAAACCACGGATGTCAGTGCACCTGACAACGTCACCGTTGGCGACGACGCCACCCTCGACGTCACCGTCGAGAACGTCGGTGACGCCGCAGGTAACACCACGGTCACCGCCACGATCGGTGGCGAAGAGGTCTCCCAGGACGTCTCGCTTGACGCTGGCGCCTCCCAGACCGTCTCCTTCGACTTCGACACCAGCGAAGCGGGCGACATCGAGTGGTCCGTCGGTGACGAAACCGGTACGCTGACCGTCGAAGAGCAGACTGACGACTCGGACAACTCGGACGACTCCGACGACTCGGACGACTCCGACAACTCGGACAACTCGGACGACTCCGACAACTCGGACGACTCCGACAGCTCGGACGACTCCGACAGCTCCGACAGCTCGGACGACTCCGACAGCTCCGACAGCGAGGACGACGGCACGCCCGGCTTCGGCGTCGCTGTCGCCGCTATCGCGCTGCTCGCCGCCGCCATGCTCGCACTCCGACGCGAGAACTAA
- a CDS encoding type IV pilin N-terminal domain-containing protein, with product MPAESSLESPTRAVAPVVGVLALLAITVALAATVAVGMGFAGTAVLESGPNAAFDLEADADRSELTFEHVGGESITVTELDLKIAVNGDRLEHQPPVPFVGADGYRGAPSGPFNPETDSEWRVGETATLRVAGTNDPAIRSGDTVSVTVVVDGTTVTRLEATAD from the coding sequence GTGCCCGCCGAATCCTCGCTCGAGTCACCCACCCGCGCCGTTGCACCCGTCGTCGGCGTCCTCGCGCTCCTCGCGATCACGGTCGCGCTGGCGGCCACCGTCGCCGTCGGGATGGGGTTCGCCGGGACCGCCGTGCTCGAGTCCGGCCCCAACGCCGCGTTCGACCTCGAGGCCGACGCCGATCGGTCGGAACTGACCTTCGAGCACGTCGGCGGCGAGTCGATCACCGTCACGGAACTCGACCTGAAGATCGCAGTGAACGGCGATCGACTCGAGCACCAGCCGCCGGTGCCGTTCGTCGGCGCCGACGGATACCGGGGTGCGCCCAGCGGGCCGTTCAACCCCGAAACCGATTCGGAGTGGCGGGTCGGCGAGACGGCGACGCTTCGCGTTGCCGGAACGAACGACCCGGCGATTCGATCGGGCGATACGGTGTCGGTCACCGTCGTCGTCGACGGGACGACTGTGACGCGACTCGAGGCGACGGCGGACTGA
- a CDS encoding V-type ATP synthase subunit C, with protein MSAGASNPEYVNARVRSRRASLFADEDYRKLIRMGPSEIARFMEETEYEREINELGTRFSGVDLIEFALNRNLAKHFDDLLDWSEGRLYDLIARYLRKFDVWNLKTIIRGIYTDTDPEEIRTDLIRAGELEDRTIERLLEVDTIEDAIKVLSGTIYDEPLSVAYDEFEESGALVPLENALDRAFYENLLADLGEPSEGPEAKYVEFLEAEIDFRNARNALRLARSGADLDPATYYIEGGVLFDRSDLNRLVGDYDGLVDHIADNRRYGDRLSEALSRLREADSLIQFEHALDAALLEYADTLSSIHPVSVSAVLSYILAKEREVENIRAIARGREVGLDETEIEEELVIL; from the coding sequence ATGAGCGCAGGTGCCTCGAATCCGGAATACGTGAACGCTCGCGTGCGATCGCGGCGAGCGTCGCTGTTCGCGGACGAAGACTACCGCAAGCTGATCCGGATGGGGCCGAGCGAGATCGCGCGGTTCATGGAGGAGACCGAATACGAACGCGAGATCAACGAGCTCGGAACGCGGTTCTCGGGCGTCGATCTGATCGAGTTCGCCCTGAACCGCAATCTCGCCAAACACTTCGACGACCTGCTCGACTGGTCGGAGGGGCGACTCTACGACCTGATCGCTCGATACCTCCGGAAGTTCGACGTCTGGAACCTCAAGACGATCATCCGCGGGATCTACACCGATACCGATCCCGAGGAGATCCGGACGGACCTCATCCGCGCCGGCGAACTCGAGGATCGAACGATCGAACGGCTCCTCGAGGTCGACACGATCGAGGACGCCATCAAGGTGCTGTCGGGGACGATCTACGACGAGCCCCTCTCGGTGGCCTACGATGAGTTCGAGGAGAGCGGCGCGCTCGTTCCCCTCGAGAACGCCCTGGACAGGGCGTTCTACGAGAACCTGCTCGCAGATCTCGGAGAACCGAGCGAAGGACCGGAAGCGAAGTACGTCGAGTTCCTCGAGGCCGAGATCGACTTCCGGAACGCTCGCAACGCGTTGCGACTCGCACGCAGCGGCGCCGACCTCGACCCCGCGACCTACTACATCGAGGGCGGCGTGCTGTTCGACCGCTCGGATCTGAACCGGCTCGTCGGCGATTACGACGGGCTCGTCGACCACATCGCCGACAACCGCCGCTACGGCGACCGGCTCTCGGAGGCGCTCTCTCGCCTGCGGGAGGCTGACAGCCTTATCCAGTTCGAGCACGCACTAGACGCTGCGTTGCTCGAGTACGCGGACACCCTCTCGAGTATCCACCCGGTGTCCGTTTCGGCCGTGCTCTCGTACATCCTCGCGAAGGAGCGCGAGGTCGAGAACATCCGCGCGATCGCGCGCGGTCGCGAGGTCGGCCTCGACGAAACCGAGATCGAAGAGGAGCTGGTGATCCTATGA
- a CDS encoding methyltransferase domain-containing protein, giving the protein MGILENKTRARLFYKYLSKVYDQVNPFIWNEEMRTAALDLLDLESETTVLDVGCGTGFATEGLLERVDEVYALDQSDHQLEQAYEKFGKRAPPVHFHRGDAERLPFATDTFDVVWSSGSIEYWPNPILALREFRRVLKPGGQVLVVGPNYPDTVLAQKLADSIMLFYDEYEADRMFKRAGFEDVKHAFLGPSYNPEVAITTIGRAPE; this is encoded by the coding sequence ATGGGAATCCTCGAGAACAAGACCCGGGCTCGACTGTTCTACAAGTACCTCTCGAAGGTCTACGACCAGGTCAATCCCTTCATCTGGAACGAGGAGATGCGCACCGCGGCGCTCGATCTGCTGGACCTCGAGTCCGAGACGACGGTGTTGGACGTCGGCTGTGGCACCGGCTTCGCGACCGAGGGGCTGCTCGAGCGCGTCGACGAGGTGTACGCGCTCGACCAGAGCGACCACCAGCTCGAGCAGGCCTACGAGAAGTTCGGGAAACGCGCCCCGCCGGTCCACTTCCACCGCGGCGACGCCGAACGCCTCCCCTTCGCGACCGACACGTTCGACGTCGTCTGGTCGTCGGGCTCGATCGAGTACTGGCCGAACCCGATCCTCGCGCTGCGGGAATTCCGCCGCGTGCTGAAACCCGGCGGCCAGGTGCTCGTCGTCGGGCCGAACTATCCCGACACCGTCCTCGCACAGAAACTGGCCGACTCGATCATGCTCTTTTACGACGAGTACGAAGCCGACCGGATGTTCAAACGGGCCGGCTTCGAGGACGTCAAACACGCCTTCCTGGGGCCGTCGTACAACCCCGAGGTCGCGATCACGACGATCGGTCGCGCGCCCGAGTGA